The segment AGCTCAAATAAAGTTTTTATTATAATTTAATAATCTACAGTCAGTTTACCTCTCGATTTCTATATTTTAGGTTTAATAAATTCCTCTTTATCATTTTTTTGTAAAACCCATCTTTTAAGGTTCAGTTCCCGAAGAACTGGAGTGGGAAGATGTTGGAATATTGAGAAATTTTCTGTTGTTTAGTGATAGAAATGCTATTTTCAATTAAAAAAGAAAAAGTATGATGGGTGAATTAAAAGTAAGATGTGGGGGTCAAGGGCGCCCACATCTGAGATGCTTTTTTAAATTTATTTATTTTTACCTCCCTTCTTCTTTGATTGTGAATTTCCCATCACAATAGCATTGCTTTCCCCATAAAATTCCGTGCCTGCGGGATATACGCCTTCTTCAAATACACCCCTGATGTAGAGTGGGACAGAACCAGTCATATCATCACCACTACAGGAAGATTCAAGAAAGGCACCAAAGGTCACGGGTTCGCCGTGAACATCATACCCAAGTTGGGAACTAAACACATCACTTCTGACATACTGCAATACGAGATTGCCTGTTTCGGGGCTGATCTCATATTCATCATGTTCATTCTTAAGATCGATAGCATTTTCTATTTTTATTGCACCTACTTTGTGTTGACCGGTTTCGTTATAAATTCCATCATCTTCAGTCAAAATAACCCCCAGCTCTATGTTCACAAGAAACTTGTCGTTCATATCCTGAACATCATATCGAGCATAATCGACTTCAAGAGTGTCTGCATCAGTACCGTTTGCGTTGTTTTTAACCTCCATACCAAACATAGGACATTTTGACTCCAGCATGATTGTAAGAGGCGAGACTAAAGCACTTACCACTACAGGTTCAGTTACAAGTTCGCATGCGGGTTCATTTGCATTTATAATCACAACTTCACTTGTAGGAACATCATTTGTCTCAGAGGTAGCTGCATGTTTTCCTTTATCTCCTCCTCCAGCCTTTTCAGGCATTTCTCCCTGAAGTTTTACATCGACAACCGAATCGGTTGCTTTGAATTTCACATCTCCGCTCTGATTTCCTTCAGTTTCCGGATATGTGATTATACCTGTTACCTCAATTTTCAATGGGCTATCGAGGTCATCGGTAGGAGAGTTAGAATCTAATGTCACATTATATCTAGCGACCATAATTGCCAAAACGAAATCCCCGGTCGTTTCACTTCGTTTAATTTCGAAGCGGTCGAATTCCGTCTTACCGCTGAATATTATTCCACCAGTGCTGTTGGTAATTTCGGCATAGAACTCTGTTTCATTTAATCCCAATTCATCAGCCCAATCGGTATCATTTAGATACTCAAACGATGGATAGTTCTCTAAGCCGGGATCATATACATCCAATTCCAGCCAGGGACTGTTTGCACTTAACACAAACATATCCGGCATTACCTCCATTTCAACCTCAACTTCTCCCTCTTCCGCTGAAGCCACAGACAAGCTCATTAAGACAAGAGCCAGTCCAATACATATTACTATACTTTTGTCTCTCATACGCACCACCCTTTAAATTTATGGAATCTGTTTATATTTAAAGCCGTGTAGGTAATTCCCCAATCCTACAACAAAATATTTTCAATTCCATGCCACCATTTACAATTAGATACCACCACCCTGCACAATACTCAATTATGCTATCACTCACTATGTAAAATATTCACTTTTTACGCATAAATAATTTTCTTATTTTCTAAAAGTTAACATCGTTAACTCTTATTTACTAAATAAGTTATTGCTATTCTAATAAGGACTTTAATAAGCAAACATCGATTAACGTAAAGCTTCACTTCGATTTTATTATAAACTGGTATATAAGTTAGCCACAGGTGCCATATAATCTTAAATAAAATAAATCAATTGTAACTACCTTCCCCGATCATTAGAAATAAATAATCGGGACCTTTGGAGCAATATTATGAAAGATCGGTATGATGTGATCGTTGTAGGTGCAGGACCGGCTGGTTCGATAGCAGCAACCACTGCTGCAAGGAAAGGACTTTCTGTTCTTCTTGTTGAGAAGCGACAGGAGATAGGTGCACCTATAAGATGTGCTGAGGGTGTAAGCAAAATACGACTTCAACAGCATATTGAACCTGATGAAAAATGGATCTGCTCTGAAGTTAAAGGAGCACATATCATATCGCCTAATGGTATTACCATTACGATGTCTGAAGAGAATGCCGGGTCTGAGGTCGGTTATGTTCTTGACAGGAAAGTATTTGATCGTTCACTTACAGAACAAAGTGCAGAAGCTGGTGCTGATGTTCTTGTAAAGGCAAGGGTAACCGGACTTATTATTGAGAATGGGGCTGTATGTGGCGTTCACCTGATGTATCACGGTGATATGCATATGATACGCTCCAGTATTGTCATTGGTGCAGATGGAGTTGAATCCAAGGTCGGCAGGTGGGCAGGTATCGATACATCCCTTAAGCCCTCACAGGTTGAAACATGTGCACAGTTTCTTGTAAGTGGTTCTGGTATTAATCAGAATTTCTGTTATTTCTATATCGGAAATGAAGTTGCACCTTCAGGATATATCTGGTTGTTCCCTAAAGGCGGTGACGTTGCAAATGTGGGTATCGGTATACTTGGGAACAAGGCCGGTATCAAGAGGCCGATAGACCTATTGACCGAATTTGTTGAGAATAATATCTCTGAAGGCAGGATCATTGAACGAGTTGCTGGTGCAGTTCCTGCAAGTGGTCCTATTGAGAGGACAATCGCCAGTGGATTGATGCTTGTAGGTGATGCTGCAAGGCAGTCCGACCCCTTTACAGGCGGCGGGATAAGCAATGCCATGGATGCTGGAATGATGGCGGGCGAGGTTGCAGCAAAGGCTATCGCATCCGGTGATGTTTCTGAGAATATGCTTCAGGAATACGAATCACTCTGGCGTGAGACTATCGGAAAGGATATTGGCAACAGCCTGATCGTGAAGGAAACATTCTTTAACCTGGCAGATGATGATCTCAACAGTCTTGCTGAATCAGTCAAGGATGTGGATTTCGATAAGATGGATTTCATTGTACTTGTGTCTGCATTGTTCAAGAGTAACAAGAAACTTCTCTGGAATCTCAGGCCATTGTTCACCCAGAAACTAAAACAGAAATTCTCTGCTAAGAGCATATTCAGGAAATGAAGTTTGTTGTATTGTACAAAAGACTAATATCCAACTACTGACCATTCACAACTCTAATGAGCTTTACATTATGCCCAAAGTGTGGGGCAGAGACCAAAAGACTCTACAAAAACGTTTGTAGGAAATGCTTTTTAGAACAATTTACTTTAGCTGTGCTTCCGCTTGTCCTTCACACACGGATATGCTCCAAGTGCAATGCACGATTTGACCGCAATAAATGGCGGGATGAAGGAGATCTTGAGGATATCGCCATAAGGACTGTTGAGGACGAGCTTTTTATCCACGATGAAGCGGACGATGTTGAGGTCAGCATTGATCCTCGGGAGATGACTCCCCATCTCTACAAAGTAAGAGTGGGGATCGATGCCATGGTCGAGGGAGAACCACTGCATCAGGAGCTCAAGGCAGAGGTTCGCATCATACGTGAAGCCTGTGACAGGTGCAGCCGGATGGCAGGTGGCTATTTCGAGGCTATTCTGCAGATAAGGGCAGCAAACAGAATCGTAACTCCTGAAGAGATCGATTCCTGTAAGCTCATCTCTGCCGAGATGGTAGAGAAATTATGGAAAAAAGGAGACCGTTTTGCGTTCATTACGGATTGCATTGATTCAAAGGATGGAGCTGATCTATATCTTGGTTCGGCAAATGCAGGCCGTCAGATATGCAAGTCCATTGTATCAGAAATCGGGGGGACCTTTTCAGAGTCTCCTACGCTTTACAGTCATAAAGATGGGAAAGACCTTTACAGAATTACTTTTTCCATGAGATTGCCTGAGTTCATGCCAGGTGATATCATTCTCTTTAAAGGAGATGTTATCGAGATCAGGAACTCCGGAAAGAACTCCAAAGGTATCTACCTTGCAACTGGTGCCAAGTTCCTCGAAGAAACTGAAAAGCTCAATGGTGCTATACGCATAGCCAACAGGGATGATGCAGTTGGTGCTGTTCTTGTAGCTGTGGAGGGCGATGATATAATGGTCCTTGATCCTTCTACTTATCAGACTATAACATTAAAGAAACCTATGTTCTTCTCATCCGAGTCCGGAAGTGAGATACCGGTGATAAGTACCGAGCAGGGACTTTTTGCTCTGCCGGAGGACAGTGCACACAGGCTATAAGGAGGTTATCTTTTTTGGAGAACGTTCTTGTTTTAGGGTACAGTAGCAGGAACATAGCCTGCTCAGCTACAAAAGCCGGCTATAATGTCTATGCCATCGATGCCTTTTGTGACATGGACCTGAAAGAAAATACGGTTGCCTGTCAATCCCTTCTTACAAATGAAGACATTGATATCAAGGACATAGATAAAAAAACCATTCTTGAACTGATCGATAATTTTGATGTATGTCCCGATGCCATCGTACTCGGTTCCGGGTTTGAAGAACTGGATCTTAGAGATCAGTCCTGCAGGATACTGAACAATGATCCTGTTACCATGAAACAGGTTTCTGACAAATCATTTCTTGCAGAAGAGCTTGAGTCTCTGGGAATTTCCCATCCTCGCTCAGGTAATGTGGAAGAAGCTGATGAGATCGGATATCCCCTCATGGTGAAACCTAAATGTGCAGGAGGGGGTCGTTTGAATAGGATCGCACATAATGAAGATGATCTTAATGCTATTCTGGAAGAGATCCCTGAACTGGATCCGACCTTGACATCCGGTGATATCATGGTACAGGAGTTCCTTTCAGGTTTTCCCGCAAGTGTTTCTCTCATAGCGGATGGGTCCCGTGCAGTTCCTATAGCGGCCAACGAGCAGCTTATCGGTGTTCCGTGGCTTTCCGGTTTGCCTTTTGCGTACTGTGGTAATATAACGCCTTACAGGACACCTTACACTCAACAGATGTATGGGATATCTGAAAGGATCGCATTAGAATTTGGACTAATCGGCTCCAATGGTGTGGATTTTCTCCTTACTGATACAGGGCCTGTGGTAATAGAGGTAAATGCCCGATTGCAGGGAAGTCTGGATACTGTGGAAATGGCAACCGGCGTTAATCTCTTTGATCTTCATGTACGGTCTTTTGATGGCATTCTTCCGGAAGAAACTCCTGATATATGTCAATATGCTATTCGGGCTGTATTGTATGCTGATAAGAATGTAACTGTGGATGGCTCATTTTATGAGAAGATAAGGACGGAACCCATTGCTGATATTCCTGCACAGGGCTATCAGGCTCTTCCTGATGATCCCATTGCATCAATACTTGCTACAGGTGCTACCCGCGAAGATGTTATGGAAAAGGCATTGGACACAACATACAGAATAAGAAACATGGCTTAAGACTGGAAGGACGAAACT is part of the Methanococcoides orientis genome and harbors:
- a CDS encoding NAD(P)/FAD-dependent oxidoreductase; its protein translation is MKDRYDVIVVGAGPAGSIAATTAARKGLSVLLVEKRQEIGAPIRCAEGVSKIRLQQHIEPDEKWICSEVKGAHIISPNGITITMSEENAGSEVGYVLDRKVFDRSLTEQSAEAGADVLVKARVTGLIIENGAVCGVHLMYHGDMHMIRSSIVIGADGVESKVGRWAGIDTSLKPSQVETCAQFLVSGSGINQNFCYFYIGNEVAPSGYIWLFPKGGDVANVGIGILGNKAGIKRPIDLLTEFVENNISEGRIIERVAGAVPASGPIERTIASGLMLVGDAARQSDPFTGGGISNAMDAGMMAGEVAAKAIASGDVSENMLQEYESLWRETIGKDIGNSLIVKETFFNLADDDLNSLAESVKDVDFDKMDFIVLVSALFKSNKKLLWNLRPLFTQKLKQKFSAKSIFRK
- a CDS encoding ATP-grasp domain-containing protein, which encodes MENVLVLGYSSRNIACSATKAGYNVYAIDAFCDMDLKENTVACQSLLTNEDIDIKDIDKKTILELIDNFDVCPDAIVLGSGFEELDLRDQSCRILNNDPVTMKQVSDKSFLAEELESLGISHPRSGNVEEADEIGYPLMVKPKCAGGGRLNRIAHNEDDLNAILEEIPELDPTLTSGDIMVQEFLSGFPASVSLIADGSRAVPIAANEQLIGVPWLSGLPFAYCGNITPYRTPYTQQMYGISERIALEFGLIGSNGVDFLLTDTGPVVIEVNARLQGSLDTVEMATGVNLFDLHVRSFDGILPEETPDICQYAIRAVLYADKNVTVDGSFYEKIRTEPIADIPAQGYQALPDDPIASILATGATREDVMEKALDTTYRIRNMA
- a CDS encoding 60S ribosomal export protein NMD3 translates to MSFTLCPKCGAETKRLYKNVCRKCFLEQFTLAVLPLVLHTRICSKCNARFDRNKWRDEGDLEDIAIRTVEDELFIHDEADDVEVSIDPREMTPHLYKVRVGIDAMVEGEPLHQELKAEVRIIREACDRCSRMAGGYFEAILQIRAANRIVTPEEIDSCKLISAEMVEKLWKKGDRFAFITDCIDSKDGADLYLGSANAGRQICKSIVSEIGGTFSESPTLYSHKDGKDLYRITFSMRLPEFMPGDIILFKGDVIEIRNSGKNSKGIYLATGAKFLEETEKLNGAIRIANRDDAVGAVLVAVEGDDIMVLDPSTYQTITLKKPMFFSSESGSEIPVISTEQGLFALPEDSAHRL